In a single window of the Danio rerio strain Tuebingen ecotype United States chromosome 20, GRCz12tu, whole genome shotgun sequence genome:
- the actr10 gene encoding actin-related protein 10 (The RefSeq protein has 1 substitution compared to this genomic sequence) translates to MPLFEGLGSGGEKTAVVIDLGAAYTKCGFAGETGPRFIIPSEIKHPGSQEVVAVVQFNINTEELYTILKEFIHLLYFRHLLVNPRDRRVVVIESILCPSHYRDTLSRVLFRHFEVPSVLFAPSHLMSIMTLGLQSALVMDCGYTETLVLPIYEGIPILSAWEALPMGGKAIHKELQSLLSEQCTVDTDSSTGLQLPSVISHIPEDVVEDIKVRTCFVSDLQRGLKIQEAKFNTDAERPAPPPDVDYPLDGQKILHVKGFIRDSVAEMLFEQDNEEKSIATLLLDTLVKCPIDTRKVLSENLLIIGGTAMLPGFLHRLLAEIRSLVEKPKYRDALATKSFRIHSPPAKPNCTAWLGGAIFGALQDILGSRSVSRDYYNHTGRIPDWCCLSSPPPDSIYEAGKTPPPLMKRAFSTEK, encoded by the exons ATGCCCTTGTTTGAGGGCCTGGGCAGCGGAGGAGAAAAGACCGCGGTGGTGATTGATTTAGGAGCGGCCTACACGAA ATGTGGCTTTGCTGGAGAGACCGGGCCGAGATTCATCATCCCCAGTGAGATTAAAAATCCAGGATCTCAGGAG gtggtGGCTGTGGTTCAGTTCAACATCAACACAGAGGAGCTCTACACCATCCTGAAGGAGTTCATCCACCTGCTGTACTTCAG GCATCTGCTGGTGAACCCTCGAGACCGCCGCGTGGTCGTCATCGAGTCCATACTCTGCCCTTCACACTACAGAGACACACTCTCCAGAGTCCTCTTCAGGCACTTCgag GTGCCGTCGGTGTTGTTTGCTCCCAGTCACCTGATGTCCATCATGACTCTGGGTCTGCAGTCTGCTCTGGTCATGGATTGTGGATACACAGAGACGCTGGTCTTGCCT ATCTATGAAGGCATCCCCATCCTGTCCGCTTGGGAAGCTCTGCCCATGGGAGGAAAAGCCATTCATAA GGAGCTGCAGAGTCTGCTGAGTGAACAGTGCACAGTGGACACAGACTCCAGCACAGGCCTCCAGCTGCCCAGTGTCATCA GTCATATTCCAGAGGATGTGGTGGAAGATATTAAAG tgcGCACGTGTTTTGTCAGTGACCTGCAGAGAGGCTTGAAGATCCAGGAGGCCAAATTTAACACAGATGCGGAG AGGCCAGCTCCTCCCCCAGATGTGGATTATCCTCTGGATGGACAGAAGATCCTGCATGTGAAGGGCTTCATCAG AGACTCTGTGGCTGAGATGCTGTTTGAGCAGGATAATGAGGAGAAGTCCATCGCCACACTGCTGCTGGACACACTGGTGAAG TGCCCCATCGACACTCGAAAGGTTCTGTCAGAGAACTTGCTGATAATCGGGGGTACGGCGATGCTGCCGGGGTTCCTGCACCGCCTGCTGGCTGAGATCCGCTCACTGGTGGAGAAACCCAAATACAGAGACGCTCTGGCCACCAAAAGCTTCCGCATCCACAGCCCACCCGCCAAACCCAACTGCACCGCCTGGCTCGGAG GAGCGATATTTGGAGCATTGCAGGACATTTTAGGCAGCCGCTCGGTGTCCAGAGATTACTACAACCATACGGGCCGCATCCCGGACTGGTGCTGTCTGAGCTCTCCTCCACCCGACTCCATCTATGAGGCTGGAAAAACCCCTCCACCGCTCATGAAGAGGGCCTTCTCCACTGAGAAATAA
- the zp2.2 gene encoding zona pellucida sperm-binding protein 2.2 precursor (The RefSeq protein has 3 substitutions compared to this genomic sequence) produces the protein MATSWSLLQFLGLCAWFGAFCSASPHWKHGRHPHHPHHPHHPHGLTLQQSDYLIKEIVQPQVSQPLPVRVEEVVVKAGPVDKCSVADLGQIQCGPPGISGPDCEAINCCFNGQQCYYGNAVTVQCIRDGQFVVVVARDVTVPRLSLDTVSLLGGNDPPCSPVASNPYFAVYQFPVSACGTNVIEERGHVVYENRMVSSYEVAMGPLGSITRDSQFEVLFQCRYSNTAVEALVVEVNAIRAPPPVAALGPLRVELRLANGQCVTKGCAEGDEAYTSYYNEADYPVTKVLREPVYVDVRILERTDPNIVLMLGNCWATSTPNPLSVPRWDLLVNGCPNQDDRYLTTLVPVTASSGVHFPNHHKRFIVKMFTFVDPQSLSPVQQTVFIHCTTSVCHPSSGSCDQGCTRKRRDVSVNASPSDEVVSSREVILTL, from the exons ATGGCAACTAGCTGGTCTTTGCTTCAGTTTCTGGGACTTTGTGCCTGGTTTGGTGCTTTTTGTTCTGCTTCTCCACATTGGAAACATGGACGTCATCCTCATCATCCCCATCGCCCTCATCATCCTCATGGTTTGACGTTGCAGCAAAGTGATTATCTTATTAAGGAGATCGTTCAGCCACAGGTCAGCCAACCACTTCCTGTGCGGGTTGAAGAGGTAGTGGTGAAAGCAGGGCCTGTTGACAAGTGTAGTGTAGCTGATTTGGGCCAGATTCAGTGTGGACCTCCTGGTATCAGTGGACCTGACTGTGAAGCCATCAACTGCTGCTTTAATGGACAACAGTGCTACTATGGAAATGCAG TCACTGTCCAGTGTATAAGAGATGGTCAGTTTGTGGTAGTGGTGGCTAGAGATGTTACAGTGCCTCGGCTGAGTCTGGATACGGTCAGTCTTCTGGGTGGGAATGATCCCCCTTGCAGTCCTGTGGCGTCCAACCCTTACTTTGCTGTATACCAGTTTCCTGTCAGTGCTTGTGGAACCAACGTGATC GAGGAACGTGGACATGTGGTATATGAAAACAGAATGGTGTCCTCCTATGAAGTGGCCATGGGACCGCTCGGCTCCATCACAAGAGACAGCCAGTTTGA GGTTCTGTTCCAGTGCCGGTACTCTAATACAGCTGTGGAAGCTCTGGTTGTGGAGGTCAATGCTATTCGTGCACCTCCACCAGTCGCTGCTCTTGGACCCCTCAGAGTGGAGCTTAGACTGGCTAATGGCCAATGTGTCACCAAAGGCTGTGCTGAAG GGGACGAGGCGTACACATCCTACTATAATGAAGCTGACTACCCAGTCACCAAAGTCCTCCGGGAGCCTGTGTATGTTGATGTGCACATTCTGGAGAGGACTGACCCCAACATTGTCCTGATGCTGGGTAACTGCTGGGCTACATCAACCCCCAATCCACTCAGTGTGCCCCGGTGGGATCTGCTGGTTAATGG ATGCCCCAACCAGGATGACCGCTACCTGACCACACTGGTTCCAGTGACCGCATCATCTGGTGTTCATTTCCCCAACCACCACAAGCGCTTCATTGTCAAGATGTTCACCTTTGTAGACCCACAGTCTCTGTCTCCTGTGCAGCAAACG GTCTTCATCCACTGTACTACATCAGTGTGCCATCCCTCTTCTGGCTCCTGTGACCAGGGTTGCACTAGGAAGA GAAGAGATGTTTCCGTCAATGCTTCTCCCAGTGATGAGGTTGTTTCTAGTAGAGAAGTTATCCTGACTATGTGA